ATAAGTAAAAAAGATATATGCAGATGGTCTTAACGATTCAACATTATAGGTGAAGAACATGCTATACCCAATTAGATGCTTCACATGTGGAGCGTTGATCGGGGATAAGTTCGATGAGTTTCGAAAGAGAGTAAACTCTGGTGAGAAAGCTGCTAAAGTCCTTGACGATCTGGGGATAAAAAGGTACTGTTGTCGCAGGATGCTCCTTACAAGTGTAGATGTGAGTGATCAAGTATTACCCTACTTTGAGGCATTGGCTAGAAGACAGGCAGAGTTAAAACAATCTATGTGAGAGAAGGTTAAAGTGTGATCATCGTTTGTATAAAGAGGCATACGTAAGATCGATAGGATCATCCAGTTCTACAAAGATTAAATCCATTCGTGCCCGTGTATGTTACAATAGTAGAGGAGAAGAGAGTGTAGAAGTTGATGTTTATGTTAATGGTTTTATGGGTAGAGCGATAGCACCCTCCGGTGCGAGTGTCGGTAAGTACGAAGCTGTAGCTTTCGCACCCGGCGGGGCTAAAGCTACCGTAGAATTGATCGATAAATATTCTCCTCAACTCATAGGTTTAGATGCATCAGATTACAACACATTGACGAAGATTTTAAGGGAGATCGATGGTACGGAGAATTACAGCCGAATCGGTGGTTCTGCCGCCTATGCCATAACGATCGCTTCCGTAGATGCCGCATCCAAATCTTTAGGGATACCATTATTCCAATTGCTCAAACCAGAAGGTGATTGGAAGATACCCTATCCATTGGGCAACGTGATTGGAGGAGGGAAGCATGCGGGAAAGGGTGCACCAGATATGCAAGAGTTTTTAGTAGTTCCGATAGGTGCACCAGATATTCGACAGGCTCTTGCTGCGAACTTTGCTGTACATCGAGAAGTAGGTGTTCAACTCGAGCGTAAAGTAACTTCATTTACCAGGGGAAGGGGTGATGAAGGGGCATGGGCACCCTTTATGGATGATGAAGAAGCTTTAGAGGTCGTTTACTCATCCGCTAAATCGGTGAGTGAGAAGTTCGGTTTTAGTATAAGAGTAGGGCTCGACGTGGCATCTTCATCACTTTGGGATGAAGAGGAGAATCTTTACGTGTATCGTAGAAGTGGTGTGAAAAGGTCACCAGAGGAACAGTTAGAGTACATAATCTCATTGATCGAAAGGTACGAGCTAATCTACGTTGAAGATCCCTTACATGAGAATTCTTTTAATG
This is a stretch of genomic DNA from Nitrososphaerales archaeon. It encodes these proteins:
- a CDS encoding enolase, whose product is MYKEAYVRSIGSSSSTKIKSIRARVCYNSRGEESVEVDVYVNGFMGRAIAPSGASVGKYEAVAFAPGGAKATVELIDKYSPQLIGLDASDYNTLTKILREIDGTENYSRIGGSAAYAITIASVDAASKSLGIPLFQLLKPEGDWKIPYPLGNVIGGGKHAGKGAPDMQEFLVVPIGAPDIRQALAANFAVHREVGVQLERKVTSFTRGRGDEGAWAPFMDDEEALEVVYSSAKSVSEKFGFSIRVGLDVASSSLWDEEENLYVYRRSGVKRSPEEQLEYIISLIERYELIYVEDPLHENSFNEFAELTKKVKGVFVVGDDLLATNVKRLIKASEVGACNGAILKVNQAGALGDAMNFAHTANRLGYNLITSHRSGDTSDCHIAHIAVATGSKMIKTGIMGGERVAKLNELLRISEFLKECKMVDLGGR
- a CDS encoding DNA-directed RNA polymerase subunit N yields the protein MLYPIRCFTCGALIGDKFDEFRKRVNSGEKAAKVLDDLGIKRYCCRRMLLTSVDVSDQVLPYFEALARRQAELKQSM